The stretch of DNA CTATTGGCCCTGCAGGGACGGGTAAAACATATACTAGTGTAGCTTTGGCTGCAAGGGCATTAAGGGATAAAGAAGTTAAAAGAATTATCCTTACAAGACCGGCAGTAGAAGCGGGGGAGAGTTTAGGTTTCTTACCTGGTGATCTCAAAGAGAAGCTGGATCCGTATTTACAGCCTTTATATGATGCGCTTAGAGATATGATCCCACACGAAAAGCTGGAAGGCTTTATGGAGAAGAAAGTAATCGAGGTAGCACCCTTAGCTTTTATGAGAGGGCGGACGCTGGATGATGCTTTTGTTATCCTGGATGAAGCTCAAAATACAACCCATGCCCAGATGAAAATGTTCCTTACCAGAATGGGGATGAATGCTAAGTTTATTATTACAGGAGATCCAAGTCAGATCGATTTACCTAAAAATCAGCAATCAGGCCTGAAAGAAGCCATGAGAATTTTGCATGGGGTTAATGAGATCGGTTTTGTACATCTTACAGAAGAGGATGTAGTAAGACACCCTGTAGTAAGAAAGATTATTTTGGCTTATAATGATGAAGATAAAAGACTAAGAAACGAATAATAGATATAGTATTAAAACTATTTTGAAATATTTTAAACCACTTATTAATAAGTGGTTTTTTTATTTACGATTGGTGGGTGTTAGAATGAAAAATAAATATTATTTTTGCGCCATCAAACAAACTATTTTAAAAATGAAAAAACTATTGTTATTAGGCGCTTTTGCGTTTTTAGGAGGTGCTGCTCAGGCGCAAGAAGGTTTTAAGTTAGGAGCTCATCTTGGAATTCCTGTAGCTGATGCGAGTGATGTTTCATCATTTACTTTAGGATTGGATGCATCTTATATGTGGAATATTGCCAAAGGTTTTGATCTGGGAGTTGCTACCGGATATTCTCACTTTATAGGAAAGAATAACTTTGATGACTTTGGATTTATTCCTGTAGCTGTTTCAGGAAAGTATAAGTTTTCAGGTGCTCCTGTATTTGTAGGATTGGATCTTGGATATGCAATTTCTGTAAAAGACGGGATTGATGGTGGTTTCTATGCTCAGCCGAAATTCGGATATCAGATGGCGAAAGGAGAATTGTATTTAGGATATCAGAATATAAGCAACAGACGTGACTTTGGATGGTACAGAACCAGCTCTACAGTAGGTGCTATTAACATTGGATATAACTTCTACCTGAGATAAAATATTAGAAATGTTAAAATTTCTTAACTCCAATTGCAAAATTGGAGTTTTTTTATGTTAAAATTTGTGAAAAAGTTAAAGGTCTCTATTAGGTACATTTTATTGTCGTAAAATGCTAGTATTCATGGGTGATATTAATCATATTAACAAATTTTAATATTAGGGTACCCCGCTGTAAATTTGCCCTCAGAAAGTATTAAAATTTTTTAAAAATGAAAAAATTATTATTAGCGGGTGCTGTTGCACTTTTCGGTTTATCTAATGCTCAGATTGCTCAAGGAACTACTTACCTTTCTGGAACTGTTGGATATTCATCAACTGAGAATAACAATAACGATAGAAAAGTAGATAATTTCAGAGTAATCCCAACTGTAG from Chryseobacterium piperi encodes:
- a CDS encoding PhoH family protein — encoded protein: MFELTYDLEEIDAKLFYGVNNQYFNLIKSSFPTLKVTGRDHYIFAMGNQEALDIFKQKLDDIVKFISKNNSIGLKDVENILNIKDENEKQLIFDQDIIVKGVNGKIIKAKTTNLKKLVKETEKKDMVFAIGPAGTGKTYTSVALAARALRDKEVKRIILTRPAVEAGESLGFLPGDLKEKLDPYLQPLYDALRDMIPHEKLEGFMEKKVIEVAPLAFMRGRTLDDAFVILDEAQNTTHAQMKMFLTRMGMNAKFIITGDPSQIDLPKNQQSGLKEAMRILHGVNEIGFVHLTEEDVVRHPVVRKIILAYNDEDKRLRNE